A stretch of the Vigna radiata var. radiata cultivar VC1973A unplaced genomic scaffold, Vradiata_ver6 scaffold_43, whole genome shotgun sequence genome encodes the following:
- the LOC106752770 gene encoding developmentally-regulated G-protein 3: protein MATVMQKIKDIEDEMARTQKNKATAHHLGLLKAKLAKLRRELLTPSSKGGGGAGEGFDVTKSGDSRVGLVGFPSVGKSTLLNKLTGTFSEVASYEFTTLTCIPGVITYRGAKIQLLDLPGIIEGAKDGKGRGRQVISTARTCNCILIVLDAIKPITHKRLIEKELEGFGIRLNKEPPNLTFRKKDKGGINLTSTATTTHLDLETVKAICSEYRIHNADITLRYDATADDLIDVIEGSRVYIPCIYVVNKIDQITLEELEILDKLPHYCPISAHLEWNLDGLLDKIWEYLSLTRIYTKPKGMNPDYEDPVILSSKKRTVEDFCNRIHKDMLKQFKYALVWGSSAKHKPQRVGKEHELEDEDVVQIIKKV, encoded by the exons ATGGCGACGGTGATGCAGAAAATCAAAGATATCGAAGATGAG ATGGCAAGGACCCAAAAAAACAAGGCAACTGCTCATCATTTGGGCTTGCTCAAG GCTAAACTTGCAAAGCTGCGGAGGGAGCTTCTCACCCCTTCATCAAAAGGAGGTGGCGGTGCTGGTGAAGGTTTTGATGTCACTAAAAGTGGGGATTCAAGAGTTGGTCTCGTGGGCTTCCCTTCAGTTGGAAAATCTACTTTACTTAATAAGTTGACTGGGACATTTTCTGAG gTTGCTTCCTATGAGTTTACTACCTTAACTTGCATCCCTGGAGTGATAACTTATCGAGGAGCTAAAATCCAG TTGTTGGATCTCCCTGGAATTATTGAGGGTGCTAAGGATGGAAAGGGTAGAGGAAGGCAG GTTATTAGTACTGCAAGGACATGCAATTGCATTTTGATCGTCCTAGATGCAATAAAGCCAATAACTCATAAGCGTCTTATAGAAAAAGAGCTGGAGGGATTTGGTATAAG GTTGAACAAAGAGCCACCAAATCTGACTTTTAGGAAGAAAGATAAAGGTGGAATCAATCTCACCTCAACTGCCACCACAACACATCTGGATCTTGAAACCGTGAAGGCTATATGTAGTGAGTACAGAATTCACAATGCTGATATTACTCTTCGGTATGATGCCACTGCTGATGACCTTATAGATGTCATTGAGGGTAGTAGAGTATATATCCCTTGTATCTATGTTGTGAACAAGATTGATCAGATCACACTTGAGGAACTGGAGATCTTGGATAAGCTACCTCATTACTGCCCAATCAG TGCCCACCTGGAGTGGAACCTGGATGGTCTTCTGGACAAAATCTGGGAATATCTCAGCTTAACCCGTATCTATACTAAACCTAAAGGGATGAATCCGGACTATGAAGACCCTGTAATATTATCCTCAAAGAAGAGGACAGTTGAGGACTTCTGCAATCGTATTCACAAGGACATGCTTAAACAATTTAAGTA TGCCTTGGTCTGGGGTTCAAGTGCGAAACACAAGCCTCAAAGAGTTGGCAAG GAGCATGAACTCGAAGATGAAGATGTGGTTCAAATTATCAAGAAAGTTTAA